A single window of Archangium gephyra DNA harbors:
- a CDS encoding tetratricopeptide repeat protein, producing the protein MRNTILSACFAALSLSACDVSQLRRPQGLLPSTANRLDNRVLPSGEPTTEVVFSPPPALPSPGDALPETAGLPPPPRMPDEALSRAEELAPAEPADSISLPHEPHLYPVAHLDRARALREEGDLSGALTEARRAVHDAGDDVDAAEQALDVFIQLARLTGQKQLAADAYRELAVLFPDGPEPLVQQARLLLELGDTEGAFRAAEAALELDREYPEVYQVLGRIHLAAGQSTEAIIRFKQAVHLDPYHGYALNNLGLTYLRTGQDALAVEALAQAAYLLPQVGFVHNNLGLAYERLGRYEEARMAFDTATRLSTGDLKARLNLQRLNREARASVDLQALLGGRTSPGCPE; encoded by the coding sequence ATGAGGAACACCATCCTGTCCGCCTGCTTCGCCGCCCTCTCCCTCTCCGCCTGCGACGTCAGCCAGCTCCGGCGGCCCCAGGGGCTGCTCCCGTCCACCGCCAACCGCCTCGACAACCGGGTGCTCCCCTCCGGCGAGCCCACCACCGAGGTCGTCTTCTCCCCGCCGCCCGCTCTCCCCTCGCCGGGCGATGCCCTGCCCGAGACGGCCGGCCTCCCTCCGCCTCCCCGGATGCCCGACGAGGCCCTCTCGCGAGCCGAGGAGCTCGCCCCCGCCGAGCCCGCGGACTCCATCTCCCTCCCTCATGAGCCGCACCTCTACCCCGTGGCCCACCTCGACCGCGCCCGCGCGCTGCGTGAGGAGGGTGACCTCTCCGGTGCCCTCACCGAGGCCCGCCGCGCCGTCCACGACGCCGGTGACGACGTCGACGCCGCCGAGCAGGCCCTCGATGTCTTCATCCAGCTCGCCCGCCTCACGGGCCAGAAGCAGCTCGCCGCCGATGCGTACCGCGAGCTCGCCGTCCTCTTCCCCGATGGCCCCGAGCCTCTCGTCCAGCAGGCCCGTCTCCTCCTGGAGCTCGGCGACACCGAGGGTGCCTTCCGCGCCGCCGAGGCCGCGCTCGAGCTCGACCGCGAGTACCCCGAGGTCTACCAGGTGCTCGGCCGCATCCACCTCGCCGCCGGCCAGTCCACCGAGGCCATCATCCGGTTCAAACAGGCCGTGCACCTCGACCCGTACCACGGGTATGCCCTCAACAACCTCGGGCTCACCTACCTGCGGACCGGCCAGGACGCACTCGCCGTCGAGGCGCTCGCCCAGGCCGCCTACCTGCTGCCCCAGGTGGGCTTCGTCCACAACAACCTGGGGCTCGCCTACGAGCGGCTCGGCCGCTACGAGGAGGCTCGCATGGCCTTCGACACCGCCACGCGGCTGTCCACGGGGGACCTCAAGGCCCGCCTCAACCTCCAGCGGTTGAATCGCGAGGCCCGCGCCTCCGTCGACCTCCAGGCGCTCCTCGGGGGCCGGACGTCTCCGGGGTGCCCGGAATAG
- the xth gene encoding exodeoxyribonuclease III, with protein sequence MKIAAWNVNSVRARLDRLVDWLKSTQPDVVCLQELKCQDTEFPMEAVREAGYHAAVHGQKTYNGVAILAKTEPQDVVKGLSDGVDDTHARLIAATVNGVRVVSAYAPNGQSVGSEQYEYKLQWYGRLRRYLDTRHKPGEPLVLCGDWNVAPADIDVWDVALWQGQTLCTDKERKALEHLCGFGLTDTFRKLYPTEQKFSWWDYRMLAFPKNQGLRIDHIFATAPLVERLVSAGVDRDARKGKQPSDHAPVWTEFKD encoded by the coding sequence ATGAAGATCGCTGCCTGGAACGTGAATTCTGTCCGCGCCCGGCTGGACCGGCTGGTGGACTGGCTGAAGAGCACTCAACCGGACGTGGTGTGCCTGCAGGAGCTGAAGTGTCAGGACACCGAGTTCCCGATGGAGGCCGTGCGGGAGGCGGGCTACCACGCCGCGGTGCACGGGCAGAAGACGTACAACGGGGTGGCCATCCTGGCGAAGACGGAGCCCCAGGACGTGGTGAAGGGCTTGTCGGACGGGGTGGACGACACGCACGCGCGGCTGATTGCCGCGACGGTGAATGGGGTACGGGTGGTGAGCGCGTACGCGCCGAACGGGCAGTCGGTGGGTTCGGAGCAGTACGAGTACAAGCTGCAGTGGTACGGGCGGCTGCGGCGCTACCTGGACACGCGGCACAAGCCGGGCGAGCCGCTGGTGCTGTGCGGTGACTGGAACGTGGCGCCGGCGGACATCGACGTGTGGGACGTGGCGCTGTGGCAGGGGCAGACGCTCTGCACGGACAAGGAGCGCAAGGCGCTCGAGCACCTGTGCGGATTCGGGCTGACGGACACGTTCCGCAAGCTGTACCCGACGGAGCAGAAGTTCAGCTGGTGGGACTACCGGATGCTGGCGTTCCCGAAGAACCAGGGACTGCGGATCGACCACATCTTCGCGACGGCGCCGCTGGTGGAGCGGCTGGTGTCGGCGGGAGTGGACCGGGACGCGCGCAAGGGCAAGCAGCCCTCGGACCACGCACCGGTGTGGACCGAGTTCAAGGACTGA
- a CDS encoding glycerophosphodiester phosphodiesterase codes for MTTTRWNRRGGALTCALLLATGCGLVDAPGKPRVVGHRSGAGNYPENSRSAVIAALHAGYPAIEVDVVLTKDRIPILSHDPWIDAELCTYTLQTGETEARRLPEGSRPLIKDFTLEELQRDYRCGGVGDAATPGAIQVADKYLTFDELLTALKGFPDTVVQLDVKEHPAYTESTEVFADEILGRWNAAALPNHFYVTSTRGELLKTFEARQDVETLLIWPAFAADDSTTLVGLANELKRTVGAQELIQLTRDAGADGIAVAYPVSDRAALEAVRKAGLKTAVWTPNTEAQLASYCRWPLDYLITDYVERAPCR; via the coding sequence ATGACAACAACCAGGTGGAATCGAAGAGGAGGCGCGCTCACCTGCGCGCTGCTGCTGGCCACGGGCTGCGGCCTCGTGGACGCTCCGGGGAAGCCCCGGGTGGTGGGGCACCGGTCCGGCGCGGGCAACTACCCGGAGAACTCGCGCTCGGCGGTGATCGCCGCGCTGCACGCGGGCTACCCGGCCATCGAGGTGGATGTCGTCCTCACCAAGGATCGCATCCCCATCCTCTCGCACGATCCATGGATCGACGCGGAGCTGTGCACGTACACCCTCCAGACCGGTGAGACGGAGGCGCGCCGGCTGCCCGAGGGCTCGCGTCCGCTCATCAAGGACTTCACCCTGGAGGAGCTGCAGCGCGACTACCGCTGTGGCGGCGTGGGGGACGCGGCGACGCCCGGTGCCATCCAGGTGGCCGACAAGTACCTCACCTTCGACGAGCTGCTCACCGCGCTCAAGGGCTTTCCGGACACGGTGGTGCAGCTCGACGTCAAGGAGCACCCGGCCTACACGGAGTCGACCGAGGTGTTCGCTGACGAGATTCTCGGCCGCTGGAACGCGGCGGCGCTGCCCAACCACTTCTATGTCACCTCCACCCGTGGCGAGCTGCTGAAGACCTTCGAGGCGCGCCAGGACGTGGAGACGCTGCTCATCTGGCCGGCCTTCGCCGCGGACGACAGCACCACGCTGGTGGGCCTCGCCAACGAGCTCAAGCGCACCGTGGGCGCGCAGGAGCTCATCCAGCTCACGCGCGACGCGGGGGCGGATGGCATCGCCGTGGCGTACCCGGTGTCGGACCGCGCCGCCCTGGAGGCGGTGCGCAAGGCCGGGCTGAAGACGGCCGTGTGGACGCCCAACACCGAGGCCCAGCTCGCGTCCTACTGCCGCTGGCCCCTGGACTACCTCATCACCGACTACGTGGAGCGTGCGCCATGCCGTTGA
- a CDS encoding S8 family serine peptidase, protein MKLKLSRALFTCSLLGVAACGGPLPEEEGVLPSKEVGQMAQLLRKPKSIPDEYIVVLREDVKDVALRGSSDVARELVAARGGQVLHTYERALKGFWVKMSEAQVRELLTDPRVAYVEENGVVSASATQTSATWGIDRIDQRNLPRDSAYNYNFDGTGVHAYILDTGMRLTHSQYTGRVGNGFDAITAGGNANDCHGHGTHVAGTVGGTTWGVAKKVTLHPVRVLDCTGYGSDAQVIAGMDWVTANHVKPAVANMSLGGDPSPALDEAVERMIAAGVVTAVAAGNDSGNACNYSPARTPNALTVGSTTSSDARSSFSNYGTCLDIFGPGSSITSSSYSSDTGSTSMSGTSMASPHVAGVAALYLQANPSATPAQTMSALTTNATPSKVTSPGTGSPNLLLYSMFITGGGGGGDTTAPSTSITAPAGGATVSGTATISANASDNVGVSKVEFYQGSSLLGTDTTAPYSLDWNTTGVANGAYSLSTKAYDAAGNVGSSSAVAVTVSNGTGSCSISEQLLANAGFESGNVSWTASTGVIDGTTSGSAAYTGSYKAWLGGAGTTRTEYAYQDVTIPSTACSASLSFWVKITTSETTTTTAYDKLAVQVRNSAGTVLATLATYSNLNKSTGYVQKTLDLAAYKGQTIRVYFNGTEDSSLATSFFLDDTAVSITR, encoded by the coding sequence ATGAAGCTGAAGCTGAGCCGTGCGTTGTTCACCTGCTCCCTGCTGGGCGTGGCCGCCTGCGGTGGCCCGCTGCCCGAGGAGGAGGGTGTCCTTCCGTCGAAGGAAGTGGGTCAGATGGCCCAGCTCCTGCGCAAGCCCAAGTCCATTCCGGACGAGTACATCGTCGTGCTGCGCGAGGACGTGAAGGACGTGGCGCTGCGCGGCTCCTCGGACGTGGCGCGCGAGCTGGTGGCGGCGCGTGGCGGCCAGGTGCTGCACACGTACGAGCGGGCGCTCAAGGGCTTCTGGGTGAAGATGTCCGAGGCCCAGGTGCGCGAGCTGCTGACGGATCCGCGGGTGGCCTACGTCGAGGAGAACGGCGTGGTATCGGCGTCGGCCACGCAGACGAGCGCGACGTGGGGCATCGATCGCATCGATCAGCGCAACCTGCCGCGTGACTCGGCGTACAACTACAACTTCGATGGCACCGGGGTGCACGCGTACATCCTCGACACGGGCATGCGGCTGACGCACTCGCAGTACACGGGGCGCGTGGGCAACGGCTTCGACGCCATCACCGCGGGCGGTAACGCCAACGACTGCCACGGCCACGGCACGCACGTGGCGGGCACGGTGGGTGGCACCACCTGGGGCGTGGCGAAGAAGGTGACGCTGCACCCGGTGCGCGTGCTGGACTGCACGGGTTACGGCTCGGACGCCCAGGTCATCGCCGGCATGGACTGGGTGACGGCCAACCACGTCAAGCCGGCCGTGGCCAACATGAGCCTCGGCGGGGACCCGTCCCCGGCGCTGGATGAGGCGGTGGAGCGGATGATCGCCGCGGGTGTGGTGACGGCCGTCGCCGCGGGCAACGACAGCGGCAACGCCTGCAACTACTCGCCGGCCCGCACGCCCAACGCCCTCACGGTGGGCTCCACCACGAGCAGCGACGCCCGCTCGTCCTTCTCCAACTACGGCACCTGCCTGGACATCTTCGGGCCGGGCTCGAGCATCACCTCGTCCTCGTACTCCAGCGACACGGGCAGCACCTCCATGAGCGGCACGTCCATGGCGTCGCCGCACGTGGCGGGCGTGGCGGCCCTGTACCTGCAGGCCAATCCCTCGGCCACCCCGGCCCAGACGATGTCGGCGCTCACCACCAACGCCACCCCGAGCAAGGTGACCAGCCCGGGCACCGGCTCGCCGAACCTGCTGCTCTACAGCATGTTCATCACCGGTGGAGGCGGCGGTGGGGACACCACGGCTCCGAGCACCTCCATCACCGCTCCGGCGGGCGGCGCCACGGTGAGCGGCACCGCGACCATCAGCGCGAATGCCTCGGACAACGTGGGCGTGAGCAAGGTGGAGTTCTACCAGGGCAGCAGCCTGCTCGGCACCGACACCACGGCCCCGTACAGCCTCGACTGGAACACCACCGGCGTGGCCAACGGCGCGTACTCGCTGAGCACCAAGGCGTATGACGCCGCGGGCAACGTGGGCAGCTCGTCCGCGGTGGCCGTCACCGTGAGCAACGGCACGGGCAGCTGCTCCATCTCCGAGCAGCTCCTGGCCAACGCGGGCTTCGAGAGCGGCAACGTGAGCTGGACGGCGAGCACGGGTGTCATCGACGGCACCACGTCGGGAAGCGCGGCGTACACGGGCAGCTACAAGGCGTGGCTGGGCGGCGCCGGCACCACCCGGACCGAGTACGCGTACCAGGACGTGACGATCCCCTCCACGGCGTGCAGCGCCTCGCTGAGCTTCTGGGTGAAGATCACCACCTCCGAGACGACGACCACCACGGCCTACGACAAGCTGGCGGTGCAGGTGCGCAACAGCGCGGGCACGGTGCTGGCGACCCTGGCCACCTACAGCAACCTGAACAAGTCGACGGGCTACGTGCAGAAGACGCTCGACCTGGCGGCGTACAAGGGCCAGACGATCCGCGTGTACTTCAACGGCACGGAGGACTCGTCGCTGGCCACGAGCTTCTTCCTCGATGACACCGCGGTGAGCATCACCCGGTAG
- a CDS encoding acyl-CoA dehydrogenase family protein — protein MDELLRFLLTEPPTPAPLGSVGDWWTRHLQLSARFSLPVDVAFAGGFAADRLGYAFASGYHSALRTLLPELPPQHRYALCVTEAGGGHPAAMQTQLTGSGEGALRLEGTKAFVTLGTAADELLVVASEGQDAQGRNRLRLVRIDSRREGVTVTELPETPFVPEVPHAELRLHEVAVAPEEVLPGDGYERYVKPFRTVEDCHVFAAVLGWLLQVARRSGWPDEVREELLALAVTMRGLAQADAASPAVHLALAGAIDLFRRRVDGLGTLWEQVDAPTRERWERDRLLLNIAGKVRAKRRETARQKLTTPK, from the coding sequence ATGGACGAGCTCCTGCGGTTCCTCCTCACCGAGCCTCCCACTCCAGCACCTCTCGGCTCCGTCGGGGATTGGTGGACGCGGCACCTTCAACTGTCCGCGCGCTTCTCCCTGCCGGTGGACGTGGCGTTCGCCGGGGGCTTCGCGGCGGATCGCCTGGGTTACGCGTTCGCATCGGGCTACCACTCGGCCCTGCGCACCTTGTTGCCCGAGTTGCCGCCCCAGCACCGCTATGCGCTGTGCGTCACCGAGGCCGGGGGCGGACACCCCGCGGCGATGCAGACCCAGCTCACGGGCTCGGGTGAGGGCGCGCTGCGGCTGGAGGGCACCAAGGCCTTCGTCACCCTGGGCACCGCGGCGGACGAGCTGCTGGTGGTGGCCAGCGAGGGACAGGACGCACAGGGGCGTAACCGGCTGCGGCTGGTGCGAATCGACTCGCGGCGCGAGGGGGTGACGGTCACCGAGCTGCCCGAGACCCCCTTCGTCCCCGAGGTGCCGCACGCGGAGCTGCGGTTGCACGAGGTGGCGGTGGCGCCCGAGGAGGTGCTTCCCGGCGACGGTTACGAGCGCTACGTCAAACCGTTCCGCACGGTGGAGGACTGCCACGTGTTCGCGGCGGTGCTCGGGTGGCTGCTGCAGGTGGCGCGGCGCTCGGGCTGGCCGGACGAGGTGCGTGAGGAGCTGCTGGCGCTCGCGGTGACGATGCGGGGACTGGCGCAGGCGGACGCGGCCTCACCGGCGGTGCACCTGGCGCTGGCCGGTGCCATCGACCTGTTCCGGAGACGGGTGGACGGGTTGGGGACGCTCTGGGAGCAGGTGGACGCGCCCACGCGCGAGCGCTGGGAGAGGGACCGGCTGCTGCTCAACATCGCGGGCAAGGTGCGAGCGAAGCGCCGGGAAACCGCTCGCCAGAAACTGACCACCCCCAAGTAA
- a CDS encoding GMC family oxidoreductase, with translation MDFDCDWLIIGSGFGGSVSALRLTEKGYRVVMLEKGRRLQAKDFPETNWNLKKWLWMPQLGWRGLFKMTFFRHVTVLSGVGVGGGSLVYANTLPIPKDDFFQARSWGALADWKTELAPHYAMARKMLGATVNPLRTLPDELIQQVGKDMGREDFQSTTVAVYFGKPGVTVADPYFGGEGPERTGCNACGGCMTGCRFNAKNTLDKNYLYFAEKRGLRLHADTEVTWVRPLPGGGYEVEALEGTSRFSRRKRRFTARQVIFSGGVLGTVDLLLKLKAHPDGLPQLSDRLGDCVRTNSEALIGVVAGKRFHDKDLSKGIAIGSILHTDAHSHLEPVRYAAGSDFFRSLMAPHVGGTTALSRMANLAGLFLRHPLKVLGSWFTGDFARRSMILLYMRTLDGHLRMRRGRGLFTGGTKGLTTGLQEGPAPTAHIPEATELAHRVAEKLDGLPMTLASESVMGIPTTAHILGGCCMGDSPQTGTIDSQHRLFGYEGLYVIDGSAISANPGVNPSLTITALAERAMTFIPARQQVDEPVQEPATRPTAIGA, from the coding sequence ATGGATTTCGACTGCGACTGGCTCATCATCGGCTCGGGCTTTGGCGGCAGCGTGAGCGCGCTGCGGCTGACGGAGAAGGGCTACCGGGTGGTGATGTTGGAGAAGGGCCGGCGCCTGCAGGCGAAGGACTTCCCCGAGACGAACTGGAACCTGAAGAAGTGGCTGTGGATGCCACAGCTCGGGTGGCGGGGCCTGTTCAAGATGACGTTCTTCCGCCACGTGACGGTGCTGTCCGGCGTGGGCGTGGGCGGAGGCTCGCTGGTGTACGCGAACACGCTGCCCATCCCGAAGGATGACTTCTTCCAGGCGCGCTCCTGGGGGGCGCTGGCGGACTGGAAGACGGAGCTGGCACCGCACTACGCCATGGCGCGCAAGATGCTCGGGGCCACGGTGAACCCGCTGCGCACGCTGCCGGACGAGCTCATCCAGCAGGTGGGCAAGGACATGGGCCGCGAGGACTTCCAGTCCACCACGGTGGCCGTCTACTTCGGCAAGCCCGGGGTGACGGTGGCGGATCCGTACTTCGGCGGCGAGGGCCCCGAGCGCACCGGCTGCAACGCGTGCGGCGGCTGCATGACGGGCTGCCGCTTCAACGCCAAGAACACGCTGGACAAGAACTACCTCTACTTCGCCGAGAAGCGCGGCCTCCGCCTCCACGCGGACACCGAGGTGACGTGGGTGCGCCCGCTGCCCGGTGGCGGCTACGAGGTGGAGGCGCTCGAGGGCACCTCGCGCTTCTCCCGGCGCAAGCGGCGCTTCACCGCGCGCCAGGTCATCTTCTCCGGCGGCGTGCTGGGCACGGTGGACCTGCTGCTCAAGCTCAAGGCGCACCCGGACGGGCTGCCCCAGCTGTCGGACCGGCTCGGCGACTGCGTGCGGACCAACTCGGAGGCGCTCATCGGCGTGGTGGCCGGCAAGCGCTTCCACGACAAGGACCTGTCCAAGGGCATCGCCATCGGCTCCATCCTCCACACGGACGCGCACTCGCACCTGGAGCCGGTGCGCTACGCGGCGGGCTCGGACTTCTTCCGCTCGTTGATGGCGCCCCACGTGGGAGGCACCACGGCCCTGTCGCGGATGGCGAACCTGGCCGGCCTCTTCCTGCGCCACCCGCTCAAGGTGCTCGGCTCCTGGTTCACCGGCGACTTCGCCCGGCGGTCGATGATCCTCCTCTACATGCGCACGCTGGACGGACACCTGCGCATGCGGCGCGGGCGTGGGCTCTTCACGGGAGGGACGAAGGGCCTCACCACCGGCCTGCAGGAGGGCCCCGCGCCCACCGCGCACATCCCCGAGGCCACCGAGCTGGCCCACCGGGTGGCGGAGAAGCTGGACGGCCTGCCCATGACGCTGGCCTCCGAGTCGGTGATGGGCATCCCCACCACGGCGCATATCCTCGGCGGCTGCTGCATGGGGGACTCGCCCCAGACGGGCACCATCGACTCCCAGCACCGCCTCTTTGGCTACGAGGGCCTGTACGTCATCGACGGCTCGGCCATCTCCGCCAACCCCGGAGTGAATCCCTCGCTCACCATCACCGCGTTGGCCGAGCGCGCCATGACCTTCATTCCCGCCCGGCAACAGGTGGACGAGCCCGTGCAGGAGCCCGCCACGCGTCCCACCGCGATAGGCGCCTGA